The genomic window tgataagATAAGATAATTGAAGAAGCTGACATGAGGTAATGTAAGAGAGAAATGCATTAAATCTATCAAAAACAAGGTGATGTAAACCTAGAAAACTACATTAGTTACCCCACTTCATCTTCTTTTCTATTCTTGTTAGTTGTTAGGCGTTGGAACTGCAATTAAGCTGCATTTAGTTCAAACCTACCGATTATTTAGCACTTTGACCCCATAATACGTCTTTAGTTCCTTGGTAGAGTAGGCAACGTTAACTCTCCCCCCAATTCTTCAACGGGTGTGTTCGTGTGGGTTCCAGCTCCAGTGTGTTGGAGTCACGGGCATCCGTGACGACAAATTTCAGGTCACTATGAGGCTGTCACCAGAGGAAAGGGACCATTCTTAACTTGTCATAAATTCCAACTTCGCACCGTCTTTTATTTGGTGGTAATGATACTGGTAGCCGGCAGACGGTTGTGAGGTTTTTGCAAGAATTGTAGGAATTTTTTAATAGCCGAGTTTCATCCTGTCAATAATTTCCACTGCGGATCTTTATCTACGTGAACCGAGAAATCTGACCCTGGTTTTACATTTGATGATAATTGTCTTGTAGGATTTTAGCTGATTTTAATTCTCCTGCTGCTGTCCAAAACCTCATGGAGTGATTAAAGAGTAGAGCCTCCTCTATATATATTAGCATAAATCTTGCAGAGCACGATTTGTATCGTATAATATTGTATAGCATTCGATAGTTGCCATCAAATAAGATGACCTTATGTGTCACATATAGCATATCTTGCTTGATGACTGTTCATTTTCCGATGGTAGCTTTAGAGTACTGTATATGCGAATAAAGTACTACAGAATATCCTTCATAGCTATGTATGCTAGTATTGCATAATCTTATTTTAACTTACAAGTTTTATTCCTTcgagaagaagaaagaatcttAAGAGGCACAACGGGCCACCCTTTTTGACTCCGGACTCACCCCTTGCCGTCATCCTTACATGAATTCATGTATCATATTGGTACAGTTCCAGTGCACCCCCCAAACAATCTGACATCAATTGTCCTCCAATAAGAATGGAGTTCCCATCAGGCTACTTCATCCTAGAGCTCCACTTTGATTGGTCATGTTTGAGGATCCAAAGGTCTTTACAATGTTCAACCTGAACAACAGAACTGGATCCCAGTGCAAGGTACACAAAACCCACCTTCCCTGACCTCTACCCGCTTGCTATAGTTCGTGCCAAAGAGGAACTTCTGAGAGGCACACTCCATTTTTGTTCTTCTTTGctccaaaagaaaataaaaaagaaaagttctCTCTTCTCTGTCTTAAGATGGCACAGGTATGTAACACAACAGCATCAAATTCTCTCGCATTCTAATATTACTTCAAAGCGTAATCTATCCATTCAAATCTTTAGTTCTAAGCTTCTTCTCTGTGTTTTCTTAATTATGTTCTTTGTGGTCCAAATAGCAAAAGGTGGTCCTGAAGATTCTGGCCATGAATGATGAGAAGACAAAGCAGAAAGCAATAGAGGCCGCCGCGGACATCTACGGTATTTCCCTTCTTTTAACTTGGATCTTCTTCCATCGCCATAGTTTATCctcaatttttttagatcttattTGTGCACTATGAACAATGTTGAATTGTTCATCTTGTGCATAAGGATACTAATTAATCTTTGATACAAAGTGCCAAGCATTCAAATACCCTTAGTTTATAATGAACCACCTTCTTGCCTgtgtttttcctttctttttcacaTTAGAAGCTTAGAAAATGCAGATAAACTAAACTAAAGATGGTCTGTGTTTTAATCATAGTGTTTCATAACTTGGGGGTGATTAGTAGTCTGGATTGCTTGCTCGCTGACGATTGTGTGATTCAAGGAATTTGTAAACCAATTAAAATACATATAATTTTCATTTTATACAAAGCAAAAGTGGATATACTCTTTATTTATGGAGCTACTACTACTCACAGATTCCCAAGTTTCTATTTTCAAATCTTCAGAAGTTTCCAGTGTTCATAATTCTCTTTCCAAATGTTATTTCTCCCTTCGAATAATTTTGCAAATCACAGTAAAAAAATCCATTATCCATCAATTTACTCGAAAAATACGAACAATGATTTGCTTTCTCTCTGGCATTTCAAATCTAATAATGTTGTAAACTAAGAAAATGAACTGAACATGATTTACAGTTTAATCGCAATATTGTGTGACTTGGTAACAGGCATTGATTCAATAGCTGTGGATCTGAAGCAACAGAAGATGACCATCATAGGTGAGATGGACACGGTGGCGATTGCGAAAAAGTTGAAGAAATTTGGAAAGGTTGATATTATATCAGTTGGGCCAgccaaagaagaaaagaagcaagagaagaaagaagaaaagaaggaagggaAGAAATGAAATATTGCGGCATATTGATGCTAGCATTAGAGTCTTTTCTCCTAATAAACTGAGAaactgttttttttctttttttttttttcttttggtagaaCTGAGAAACTGTTTCTGAGTGCTCTGGAATAGCGGTATGAAGTTTTAGAATACAAGTATCTTCCCCATCGTGATCTCAACCTTATCACTGCCAACATTAGTCCAGCTAAGTGGGCAAGGAAATGCTGTTTGCCTTGTACTCCACAATGTAGCTATAACCTGACAAAAGCTACAGATGAACATTATATTGAACCAAGAGGAGATATCTTAACctttctgttaggatttgacgcctcgagattcagcccacattgagcccacagtgaggttcgcggcgaaaaacggagtccaacgagaccaagatcacctgaatcggagctcggatggagaagatacgagctttcgaagatagcacgaaaaccgaggcggcggaggaccgccggcgaccggcggcgggcggcagcggcgcggccgcaggcggcggcgcgcgtcccaggcccgctggcccgcgtgggacgcgggacccaggcccgggcgggacgcgggacccaggcccgcgcgggacgcgcgtcccaggcccgcgcgggacgcgcgacccaggccaggcccgtgcgggacgcgcgacccagcagcctgctgac from Elaeis guineensis isolate ETL-2024a chromosome 4, EG11, whole genome shotgun sequence includes these protein-coding regions:
- the LOC105032359 gene encoding heavy metal-associated isoprenylated plant protein 39, which translates into the protein MAQQKVVLKILAMNDEKTKQKAIEAAADIYGIDSIAVDLKQQKMTIIGEMDTVAIAKKLKKFGKVDIISVGPAKEEKKQEKKEEKKEGKK